One genomic segment of Ferrimonas sp. YFM includes these proteins:
- a CDS encoding peptidoglycan DD-metalloendopeptidase family protein: MRHAARFVSRSFFLLLIFSLVGCSFQAHKPAPVESLYTGKTYKDKARGSVSQSRYQVKPGDTLYSIAWASGNDYKDLARINKLPSPYTIRVGQWLDLRSVKKSAATTSSTRKPAKTTANASRSTSSSVRSPKQKENTKSVDPKNSQEYASTRSSQNINRSLNSSLPKKVSKWRWPASGKVVARYSDSAQGQKGLNIASREGAPVVASAEGRVVYAGSALRGYGKLIIIKHSDDYLSAYAHNRKILVKEKQAVKAGQQIAEMGSTDSDRVMLHFEIRYRGKSVDPERYLPKK, translated from the coding sequence GTGCGCCATGCTGCTCGTTTTGTAAGCAGATCTTTCTTTTTGCTTCTGATCTTCTCTCTGGTCGGATGCAGTTTTCAGGCTCATAAACCTGCGCCTGTGGAAAGTTTATACACAGGCAAAACCTACAAGGACAAGGCCCGCGGCAGTGTCAGTCAATCCAGGTATCAGGTAAAACCTGGGGATACCCTCTATTCCATTGCCTGGGCGTCGGGCAACGACTACAAGGATCTGGCCCGGATTAACAAGCTGCCATCGCCCTATACAATCCGGGTCGGGCAGTGGCTTGATTTGCGATCGGTCAAAAAATCAGCAGCAACCACCTCCAGCACCAGAAAACCAGCAAAAACAACTGCGAATGCCAGTCGATCCACATCAAGCTCTGTCAGATCGCCGAAACAAAAAGAAAACACTAAATCTGTTGATCCCAAAAATTCTCAGGAGTATGCTTCAACAAGAAGCTCACAAAATATTAACAGGTCATTAAACTCTTCATTGCCGAAGAAAGTGTCCAAGTGGCGCTGGCCAGCCTCAGGAAAGGTGGTGGCCCGTTACTCCGACTCCGCTCAGGGGCAAAAGGGGTTGAATATCGCTTCCAGGGAGGGGGCGCCTGTTGTAGCTTCAGCCGAGGGCCGGGTGGTGTACGCCGGAAGTGCTCTCAGGGGATACGGCAAGTTGATCATCATTAAACACAGTGACGATTACCTGAGTGCCTATGCCCACAACAGAAAAATACTCGTAAAAGAGAAACAGGCAGTAAAAGCAGGTCAGCAGATCGCCGAAATGGGAAGTACAGACAGCGATCGGGTGATGTTGCACTTCGAGATCCGTTACCGGGGTAAGTCGGTGGATCCGGAGCGTTATCTGCCGAAGAAGTAA
- the rpoS gene encoding RNA polymerase sigma factor RpoS has translation MSRNIKQYSSAAVDLNREEAVLGTDSNRATSGKRKAAKESAVDQLVQDDLQKNLDATQLYLSEIGFSPLLTAEEEVYYARRAQRDCAKSRNRMIESNLRLVVKIARRYNNRGLALLDLIEEGNLGLIRAVEKFDPERGFRFSTYATWWIRQTIERAIMNQTRTIRLPIHVVKELNVYLRTARELAHSLDHEPTADEIAAKLDKPVEDVSKMLKLNEKISSVDTPIGGDSDKALLDIIADDDSSGPESKVQEDDIQDSVVRWLDELNSKQREVLARRFGLLGYEPSTLEDVGREIGLTRERVRQIQVEALRRLKDLLGSQGLSSEALFRP, from the coding sequence ATGAGTCGAAATATCAAGCAATACAGCAGTGCTGCCGTAGATCTGAACAGGGAAGAAGCAGTTTTGGGGACTGATTCCAACCGGGCAACTTCAGGCAAGCGAAAGGCAGCGAAAGAGTCCGCAGTAGATCAACTGGTTCAGGATGATCTGCAGAAAAATCTCGATGCCACTCAGTTGTATCTGAGTGAGATCGGATTCTCACCCTTGCTCACCGCCGAGGAGGAGGTCTATTACGCTCGCCGTGCCCAGCGTGATTGTGCCAAATCCCGTAACCGGATGATCGAAAGTAATCTGCGTCTGGTGGTGAAGATCGCCCGCCGGTACAACAATCGGGGTCTGGCCCTACTCGACTTGATCGAAGAGGGTAACCTGGGACTGATCCGCGCCGTGGAGAAGTTCGACCCGGAGCGTGGATTCCGTTTCTCTACCTACGCGACCTGGTGGATCCGTCAGACCATCGAGCGCGCCATCATGAACCAGACCCGTACCATACGTCTGCCCATTCATGTGGTGAAAGAGCTCAACGTCTACCTGCGCACCGCCCGTGAACTGGCCCACAGCCTGGATCACGAGCCCACCGCAGACGAGATCGCCGCCAAACTGGACAAGCCGGTTGAGGATGTGAGCAAGATGCTGAAGCTGAACGAGAAGATCAGCTCGGTGGACACGCCCATCGGTGGTGACTCCGACAAGGCTCTGCTGGACATCATTGCAGACGACGATAGCTCTGGTCCCGAATCCAAGGTGCAGGAAGACGACATCCAGGACTCGGTGGTCCGCTGGCTTGATGAGCTTAACTCCAAGCAGCGCGAAGTACTGGCTCGCCGCTTTGGACTGCTGGGCTATGAGCCCTCCACCCTGGAAGACGTGGGGCGGGAGATTGGTCTGACCCGAGAGCGGGTTCGTCAGATTCAGGTTGAAGCCCTGCGTCGCCTCAAGGATCTGCTGGGATCCCAGGGACTCTCCAGTGAGGCGCTGTTCCGTCCCTGA